From Punica granatum isolate Tunisia-2019 chromosome 1, ASM765513v2, whole genome shotgun sequence:
CCAGGGTGTCATCCTCGTAATCACCCGTTCTTCACTACAACTATATAATGTAAGGGGTGCATAATAGAAGAACCAAAGAGGAACATCTGCAACCTTATCTAAACAACAAAACCGAaagtataaattaatatactaTGTAATGTGAGATAAGTCACTACCTGCACCAAAACTGACAGAGATCAGCCTCCCTTCCTGGAGCAAAAACTCCTTCACGTTATCAATTGGAACCTTATCGATCACTTCTAGCCAAATATCGTCAATCCTCTTGTATGCTATTCCAGGGACTGGCTTCCCAACTCTAGCATTGCCTCTTGAGTCAAATCTACCATCCCTGTTTGAACCATTTCCTGGAACTTTTAACGAACTCCCGGGACGGATACTTTCAATTCTGTCATTGAGAGGCCATCCTCTTCCATTATCCACCACCTCAACACATTCCGGGGCTCGCCCGTTAGGTTCCCGGGCTCCTATATTGTTTACAGCCATAGGGCTGTGACGAAAACTATTATCAGCAGAAGAACTTGGCATCATGTAATGTTGGTCAGGAGCGAGTTGGAGCAAGGCAGCTGTGAGCCATGTCGTTTTGTCATTGCACACCCTCAGCTGTTTCTCAGCTTCAGCTAAGGTTTTCAGTGCTTGACGCAATCTCTCCATTTCTTCTTTTGATACtgcaaaacaaataaaaaatctgtCAAAAATGAGGCAGtgtctaaaaagaaaatttctttcTGTAAATTTGGATCTTTCACTATTGCTCCTGTGACGATAAATTTGGAATGCAGCATCACTAGACGTGGGTGTGGGATGTCTGGCCCAAATCGATCATGTCAATATTAGAATTTCACTTAAAGAGGGGATAGAAATGACAAGggaaatgttttttttttccttatttcggCGTATGTGCATTGGtgttgaaattaataatatgcACCAGCCTTGTAGagaccattttttttctcttttcacaaAATGTGCACAACAAGTACATACTCGAGTCAAATTTACTAGCAGCTGAAGCTGTTCCCTCCCCCAGCCCCCACCCTCTACTGTCGGGAACAAACGATAATTTACATACAGGCTTCTGTACGCAATTTCCATGAAAAGAatttataaatagataaatgaAGCTTTACTTATTTGTTACCAATATAACCCCTTATTCTGATTCCGTCCCATAATGCCACATTAGACTCAGGTCAAATGTAGAATTTATCCCAAGCATCTCATTTTCTTTCCTCTATTTTCTGATGATTCCGTGCATAGCCCGTTTGGTTtcacaaaattttttaactctactccacttaactccacttatcttcaattcaacaacacaattattacttttccctttttcttcaatttgtttaaccattcaattcaatttttaatactaaattctctcaactattcattacgtttttcacaattcaacaacacaatcattactttctctcaactattcattactttttcacactttttctcataattcaacaacacaatcattacaaaccaattaaaaccaaaactcaactctactcgactctaaaaccaaacacaaagTTTCTTTCTATAAAAAGGTGCATAATACTATATTAAGCAGCCATTATGAACTAATTTGAGGACAATTACTTCACAAGTCCTTACGCAAAAgcatcaatcaatcaatcaatcaaaaataaaatcgaaaaagaAGTTGCAAGAATCTCCCACACCACCACAGGATTGAAAAGATATTCTAAACTTACACGGTAGATGCTGAAAGAACTTTCTTCTGTTCCTTTCTTTCGTGAAATCATAGGTCCCAGCAAGTATATCCGTAACAACTGTAGCGAGCTGTGACATCAAGGCCAATGGCTCCACTCCCGTTTCCATTATCACCCTCAAGTTCTTGACAGTGTTGACTGAGTCTGCAGATAATGCTAAGTCAAGAAGATCCACTAGTTTCTCATCAGAAATAAGCCCCACCTGGAAAGAAATagtagaagaaagaaagaaattttaattaatgataataattgatCTAAAAATTGAAGATATAGCATCTggatcaaaaaaataaataaatatattatgcaCGGTAAGCTTGTTCAGAAAATCATGTTGCAGTGAAATCTACCACTTTTTAACAAGAAAATAGTAATGCATAAAATAACCAACTAGAACTTCTCTACACTCGATTAATAACTCCACGCAATTTTACAATGAAGAAAGCAGAGGCAAGGTTAAAAagtgataaataataaatagaaaattttattattttgttttctccTCCAATTTTCTGACAACATTTACTATGTGCAGAGGCTGTGCAGATATATGACGACGAGATGTGGACAATCATTTATTAAACGACTCTTTTGTGGGAATGACAATAATGAGAACTTGGGATTTACAAATTTCTACAGTATGCTTTACATGCTATTCTTATAGACAAAATTGGAGGATTGTTCATAATGGGCTAAAATAAGACATCAAGAAATGCGGTTGCTCTCTTGCTTCATCAGAATCTTACAGGTTAAGGTGATGCCACGTACATGCAGTGTAACAATCAGATGGCAAGTTGCTGAATCACAACCATGGTTTAGAGAGTATCACTTATAGTAAGTAAAAGTAAAAGTATACACTACTAATTCCCTAAAAGACTCACATTTTTCCCAACCTATGATAGAGGCATGAAGAATCTGAAGCATGTATGCCAACATCGCTCAGGAAAAAGCATAATCATAATATCAGATTGTGTCAAAAAAGGTTGCTGCAATGAGGCATGGGGAAAATCCCAAATTTAACATTGACAAATGGCAATTAAGAAGAGATCTTAACTGATATGATGCATTGCGGCTTCCCATATATGTGACAGGCCACATGAGGTCTACAAGTACTAACTATATTTTTGCTCTCATCAACCAAATACTTCCATTACATAATTAATAAGTGAAGGAAATTACAGAGGTCCATTGACGTATCCTTGAAGCAATCAATAGCTGCTGTACCGCGACACGAAATGTACAAACTTTGTGGCTTCCGCACCCTAAAGATCCATTAATTTTGAACCATTCTCTCCTGACCTGGTCTGTAATTAGCTGGGTCAAGGCTCTAAATGTAACATTCTATGGGTTCCTCCCAGTGACAAATTTGTGTCATAATGGTAAGGGATAAGGTCTCACAGCACATTGGTCAGCAAATGGCGAGAGTTGAACATGGGCTTGCTATGTTTCCGATGTGCATTACTATGGCCCTACAAGTGCTACACACTGTTTCTTCAATTTGTCCATAGAATAGGTATTGCATGGAAAAGAAGCCGCATATTAAAGATATTAAAGGATTATTATACATAGCATGACTTCCCTAAGCACCACTCACCCTTCTGCCCAAGAATCTTCAGTAAATATCTCAACAGAGTCAGATTGTTGCAATAACTTGGgtttttctttcctcttttaaTGTTCTTCCTACTTTATCAACAACTTTATGTTAGAAAATCTATAAGCAAAATGTCTTTCAAAACCCAACAATTTTATGTTAGAAAATCGTAAACATGTTGTCTGTGGAAAGGCATGCCTATATTTAATTCACAGATCTAACAAAACTTGCGACAATATACAGAATCAGATGACAAGGATGCTAGTTAATAATATCTCCCGTTCCAGAAAGAATTGCTCTTAAGGAAAAAGAGATGAAAAAGTATATCTCACCAGTTCCTGAACCAGCGTAACTGAGATTCTCTGTCCGAGCAAGCTCAATTGGTCAAGAGTCATCAAAGCATCCCTCAGGGAGCCGTCTGACTTCGAAGCAATAAGTTTCAGTGCATCTTTGTCCACTTCTAAACGCTCTTTGCTTGAGACCCATTGCAAAGTATAGATAATATCCGCATCCTTCAGCTTTGGGAAGAAGAACTTCTGGCACCTTGATATGATTATGTGAGGCAAAACCTCGAGACTCGAGCACACAAGGATGAACACCACCCTCCTTGGAGCCCGGTCAATGACCTTAGATATCGCGCTCCAGCAATCAACAGAAAGAGCGTCACAGTCATCAAAAATAAACACCCTGTACTGTGAATGTGATGGAATATGGGAGACCATGTTGTTGAGAAGGTCAATGATGTTCTCAAAGTCAAAATTGCTTACAGGGCCCACCTCCCTCACATTACGGCTTTTGCCTGAGTAGAGGGCGACGCAAGAGTTGCAGTATCCACAGGGCCTCAGGTCCTCAGAGGACTGGCAATTGAGGGCCCGTGCGAAGATCCGAGCGCAGGAGGTCTTTCCCGTTCCATGAGGCCCGTAGAACACGTAGAGGAGCCCGATCTTCCGTCGTGCAACCGCATTAGACAAAGCCTGGGCCACGAGATTCTGCCCCACCAGATCCCTGAAAGACCGGGGCATGTACTTCTGAGTTAGATTCTGATGACGATTTCTATGAGTTCTTCGCCTGATCAGACTGCCAGATCGGGCTTCAGAAGCGAGGTCAGACTCTCGGCCATGCTTCAAAAGGTTATCAGCGAAGATCCCCAATTCGCCAGAGTAGTCATTTAGCTTCTCGGAACTTCCCTGAGAACCACCCAATAGAGGCAAAGCCTCCGCCTCAGATTTTGAAGATTCATTCAAGGAATCAGAGGCTACAGGAAAATCAGGACCATCCTTTCTCTTCTCTGAAAGGCCACATGACAAGCTTTTTCCCGCCTTGTCAAGGAAGGTTCTTCCTCTATGGTGAATTCTTGACCAATTCCAAGGTATCCCACACCCATTCCTAGGAGCTCTTGTGACATTAGTCTGCTCTTGATACTCTTCaccttctgcttcttcttcttcatcgtcCATGTGATGACTCCGATGAATGGGACCATGATCAAGAGAATTAGAGGCGATGGACATCTCACTCTTAACTCCAACATCTCGAGGAGCAGCTGAAGCCCGAGGTCTCCTCGAAGCCCGGAATCTTCGCCTCTTTCTATGGTTTACTCCACAGCCATAACTCCGACCACCTGTTTCCTGTGCTCTTTTATCTGACTGCAAAAATGTATCTTTAGGACGCATGTTTGAGGACACCACATCATCACTATCCAGTCCCACCTCGTGCAGCTGCTCTGATAACGTCTTAAATTGAGAGTCTCTTACTTGCTTCCccttttgcttcttcttcctctctctaGAATCAGACTTTCCTGAAAGAATGTCATGAAGAGATTCTTCTCTGTGCTCACTAATCGCTGCTGCCACCTCTTCATCTTCCCCAGAAGCGACCCGTGAAGATGCCAAAAGTGGAAATGGGGGAGAGTTTCCTGAAAACCTCGTTGCCTGTCTCGGCCTGTCAGCCCCAACCGATCTTCGACCCTCCTGAAGAACATTGTCGCCTACCTTCTCACCCTTTCGGGGGAGAAGCTCAACAACTGAGGGGGAATGCCACAACGGCGGGCTAGCTGACGGGTCCCGCAGGGACCGGGATCTCTGAAGGACAATCAGGTCCCTCATAAGAGACCGGTCAGACAGTATAGGGCTCTGCTTGTGCAAGTGGTTCTTTAAGTGGATACAATTCGTTAAGTGGATGTGATTCCGGAGGTGCTCGCTGATGTCTCCATTCACATCCTTAAGGATACGACTCCGAACGGGTCGGGTCATGATCAGAACATTAACCGGCCGAAACTCGGAATCTCTTCAACGATAATCCAACAGATTGAGTAATATGGCATTTTCAGCAAGACCACAAATCTCCGCAATTATTCAACTGATGCCAGACTAAATTTGCTCCTCAACCCCTCAAGCAATTCCTATAAAACTATGCAGAGAAGGGCCGAAAAATGGCGGAATTATCACTTGCCAATCGCCGCTGCAAACAACTacattaaacaaaaaaaaattattgctcCAAAAAACAGGAGTATACCCTTCACAGTTCACTGTCAATCAACAGTTGGGGATTCGACCCCAATGCCAGAGCTTAAACGCCGCAGTGACCCCGAGCTTCAGACATGCAAGCAAAACGCTCGAACAGACAGCGAAACGAAAACCCACCTGCCTCAGAGCCTCTGAAAGACCGTAAAGGTCAGACCTTTCCTCAAGGGAATGTGATGCGAAGAGCAGGATGCTCGCCGCGACAGCTCAGAACGACAAAGGGGGCGGTTTCTGGAAAAGGGCAATGGAGTGATCAAGAAAGTTGCAGAAAAGGAAAGGGCAAGAGGGGCACCGCCAATCAAAAACCAAATCACCTGAATTCGATGAATCAAAAGTGGAGGCCCCTTTTGACCAACCATTGATGAGAGAGCAGCCTCAGCCTCAGATCTCTTCCACCCAATTTTCACATGAAACTTGACGAGGCAGAGCTCCcctttcaagaaaaaaagccTACTACTACACAACAGAACACAACACCTCAAATCCAATAGAAGAGAGCTCTTGAAACAGGGAATGAGTGAGGGAGCTCTGAGTaagaaagagagtgagagaCAGAGAATCTATGTACTTTCCAACTCTCGAGAGTAAGAGGGAgaccggggggggggggggggggggggggggggggggggggggggggggggggggggggggatagagagagagagagagagagtgggatGAAGAGATCCGTTGCACAAGGACACGCACGCAGGGCGTCGCCAGTCCTAactgacctttttttttatgtacaattattattaattttttgacgTTAAAGCGGTTTGTCCGTTTGTTTGTGACAAACATCATTTATTTGGCTTTTTTCTGGTTTAttttgtgtgttttttttattaatattttgacTGTTTTAGTTGTCTTAAGAAAAACCGATGATTTGAAAATGAGTAAACTGACATTTTAGTCCCCAAGGTTTGGCCGgccatcaatttcgtccctaaCGTTTCATGGCCATCAAATACACCCCCGAAAGTTAGTCTTATGTACATCAATTTGGCCATTGTCGTCAATTCACCGTTAAAGGCGTTAATTAAAtgctaaaaataaaagaaaatataattttattgaataaattCAAAATCAGAGGGGGCCCAATCTAAATCGAATAAGATAGATTGATGGATGTATCTTTCTTAATCTGATTTTTGAGGAGCTCGGAGGTTTCGGCCAAGGAAGTTGAAGTGGAGATACTCGATAGACGTTCTCAGTGGGGCTGTGCTCGAAGGACAACAGGGGAGAGAGAGTGTCGCATCTCAAAATGGAGGAAGTTGTCGGAACGTAAAGGAAGGAAGGACGACATCAGGTCTAAGCTCAAGGAGGCTTGCCATTCATATTGTCCTTGCCATGGAAAGCGGAGGAAGGAGGAGCTGAGCCTGGGTGGTCTCAATGGCCTGCTAAttggaaaatgattttgaGCGATAGCGGTAGCTTGAGGAGGCGAAGGAGCCGAAGATGGAGGGGTTTGAAGGGTCTTTCTATTTGGTTCCTTACCTCGAAGATGATGAATTTGGTCATCCCGTCTTAATGTTTTTCATACAAAATCTAAAACTCTTATACAACAAGAGTAAATGTTTTGTACTTGGGCAGCCGACTGAATATTCACTGAGTGGTGTCAAGAATTTTCCgaatcttatatttttttagatttttaagtattttttaTGGTTATAATGAAAGGCCGGTGaacttaatataatgaaataaaatatttttaaaaatcttttatgatgtaaatttaatatataattttctcttaaaatAGAAACTTTCACCattaatgtatataatatttctTCCATGATATcttcaatataatttattcttgaaaatttgtttcatAAGATTCTCATAAGATTGTGAATATTTAATTAGTACAATAAATCTAATTGCACAGATAATCTATTATTAGTTGTACatgaaatatttcaataacTTATATGGATATAATATGATAGTGTAACTGATATTGAGAAACTAAATTTAATTgggaatataatatattagtatacattttatataattatacatGAGATATTTAGGTAATTTAGAGATATAATATTGCGGTGTAAttgatattaattatattattacgTATAGTATATCCacacaataatatatatgcaattaCCTATGGAATGAGATCTTTccatatgaaaaataatatgcgTTTTATATATACTTGTTACATGAtatcttaaataattaatatagtttatatttatattcggGTAATGCCCCCATGAAATGTGAGTTTTGACCTAATCGGT
This genomic window contains:
- the LOC116208126 gene encoding protein STICHEL-like 4; the protein is MTRPVRSRILKDVNGDISEHLRNHIHLTNCIHLKNHLHKQSPILSDRSLMRDLIVLQRSRSLRDPSASPPLWHSPSVVELLPRKGEKVGDNVLQEGRRSVGADRPRQATRFSGNSPPFPLLASSRVASGEDEEVAAAISEHREESLHDILSGKSDSRERKKKQKGKQVRDSQFKTLSEQLHEVGLDSDDVVSSNMRPKDTFLQSDKRAQETGGRSYGCGVNHRKRRRFRASRRPRASAAPRDVGVKSEMSIASNSLDHGPIHRSHHMDDEEEEAEGEEYQEQTNVTRAPRNGCGIPWNWSRIHHRGRTFLDKAGKSLSCGLSEKRKDGPDFPVASDSLNESSKSEAEALPLLGGSQGSSEKLNDYSGELGIFADNLLKHGRESDLASEARSGSLIRRRTHRNRHQNLTQKYMPRSFRDLVGQNLVAQALSNAVARRKIGLLYVFYGPHGTGKTSCARIFARALNCQSSEDLRPCGYCNSCVALYSGKSRNVREVGPVSNFDFENIIDLLNNMVSHIPSHSQYRVFIFDDCDALSVDCWSAISKVIDRAPRRVVFILVCSSLEVLPHIIISRCQKFFFPKLKDADIIYTLQWVSSKERLEVDKDALKLIASKSDGSLRDALMTLDQLSLLGQRISVTLVQELVGLISDEKLVDLLDLALSADSVNTVKNLRVIMETGVEPLALMSQLATVVTDILAGTYDFTKERNRRKFFQHLPLSKEEMERLRQALKTLAEAEKQLRVCNDKTTWLTAALLQLAPDQHYMMPSSSADNSFRHSPMAVNNIGAREPNGRAPECVEVVDNGRGWPLNDRIESIRPGSSLKVPGNGSNRDGRFDSRGNARVGKPVPGIAYKRIDDIWLEVIDKVPIDNVKEFLLQEGRLISVSFGAAPTVQLLFSSQITKSKAEKFLEHILQAFETVLRSTITIEIRCESKRDTRGGTHAPLPLPAPRDGLSQGGRSEIVELEPSIGDPKGIGADKRALEQESSHMKVPPSYTERRKLGEKTPSQSIVRGKVSLAHVIQQAEECSQRNSWSKRKAVSIAEKLEQENLRLEPRSRSLLCWKASQTTRCKLSRLKIRGRRPRSLLKFVSCGKCVSSKSPRL